Sequence from the [Bacteroides] pectinophilus genome:
GATTCCATTATCCAAACAGCCTTCCTGCCAGACAGTCATTTATATATATCTTTTTCCTTCTGACGATGTGCTATGAAGGCTTTAAAGACATAAAACAATACTCAAAGAAACAGATTGGCACTGCATTTGCAATAGCCTTTGCAATAATGCTTTTTATTGAAGAATGCGGTCTGAACGAGATGTATGAATGGAAGTCCGTATATATCAGTGCGGCATTTATAATTGTATATGCGCTGCTTGCGCTCTTCTATAACCGCAACAGACTGAAGGCTCCAATACTTCTTTTTGTACTCTTTGCATCAACAATCATAGAATGCACCATTAATATGGAGAATACAGGCTTAAGCACAACCGGCAGAAGCGCTTATCTTCTAGACAACGCTGCTGTTGATAATCTTCTTGAGAAGGTAAGAGCTGATGATACCGGTTTCTACAGAATTGAGAAGACTTTTGGTCTTAAGACTAAGAACGATGCGGCATGGCATGGTTATCCAAGTATATCAACATTCTCTTCCACTGCTCCGTCAGGAATAACAGACCTTCTCGGAAGCTTGGGCTGCGAGCACTCAATGAATGCTTACTCATACCATGGTTCAACACTTGCAACTGCTTCTATATTTAATGTAAAATATATAATCAGCAATAAGCTGCTTCCTGAGAGTAATCTTTTTAACTTCTATTACGGAAGTGACGGCGAATTTCTCTACGAGAACAAATATACTCTTCCTGTAGGATTCATGGTTGATTCCGCTATTGAAGACAGATGGATTACTAATTCGCCTTATAACGGAATTGAGGTTCAGAACAGTTTTTATAAGACTAATACAGGAATTGAAGACGTGTTTGAGCAGGTATATGAATTCCGTACAGATACTGAGGTTAATTTTACACCTTATACTAATGCACATATGTATGCTGTCGTTCGCAATGTTAACTGTGATACGGTTACAGTAACGATTAACGGTAAGATGTACACATATTCAGGTCTTAAGAACGGTAACAGAATCATCGATATCGGATATGTGACAACCGAGGACAGTGTTATTCTTGCCGGAGACACAAGCATGAACGCCCTTGTGTATGCAATGGATTCTGATAAGTTCGTAAGAGCCTGCAACATATTAAGTTCAGGCGGACTTAATGTTACAAAGCACAGTGACACAGCAATAAGCGGAACCGTCAATACAGCAAGAGATGGAGTAATGTTCTTTTCAATACCTTATGACAACGGCTGGACTGTTAAAGTAGACGGTAAAAAGGTGTCTGCATTTGCAATAAAGGATGCCGTACTTGGAATTAACCTCTCAGCAGGTGAACACACAATTGAGCTGAAGTACCGCCCGGTTAATCTTATACCGGGAATTATGATAACACTGGCAAGCATTCTCATACTTGCAGCACTTACACTATTTGGAAAGTATGTACGCGAAGGACGCATAGATTCTTCTAAGCTTCCGGGATTTGTACAGGATTATCTCAGAGATGATGACAGCCTTCACAACTAATACAGCAATCATCTTATTGCATAATTAAAAGGCCGTTGATTCAATATTATAAAATTTATACAGGCTTCATAACAGCCGGAATGGAGGATAACATGAAACTTTGGGGAGGACGATTCACCAAGGAAACAGACAAGCTTGTCTACAACTTCAATGCATCAATATCATTTGACCAGAAGTTCTTCAGACAGGATATTCAGGGAAGTATTGCACACGCTA
This genomic interval carries:
- a CDS encoding YfhO family protein, translated to MKKFSFHFNLIDEDDERIPHGNLTYIVAFLIPLIMFMALYYVREIYPFGDNCYLRSDMYHQYAPFFKELWRKLAHGESLSYSWDIGMGTNFTALYAYYLASPVNWLIVLFPQKYIIEIMNAIIIIKASLASVAFTYYISRHFNNKSCTIALFGMFYGMSGFIAAYSWNIMWLDCIVMLPLVMLGLERLVNENKCLLYCISLGFCIYTNYYIAIMICISVVLYFVVLMFVYNRNRSFKIYLKKFFNFCLYSLLAGGLAACLLLPVMYAFSLSASSSSTFPETLTNYFSIVSMLCRHLINIPVHLGLEHYPNIYCGVMVFMLVPLYLMNKNAKTGEKVGKCLLLLIFLTAYNLNIPNYIWHGFHYPNSLPARQSFIYIFFLLTMCYEGFKDIKQYSKKQIGTAFAIAFAIMLFIEECGLNEMYEWKSVYISAAFIIVYALLALFYNRNRLKAPILLFVLFASTIIECTINMENTGLSTTGRSAYLLDNAAVDNLLEKVRADDTGFYRIEKTFGLKTKNDAAWHGYPSISTFSSTAPSGITDLLGSLGCEHSMNAYSYHGSTLATASIFNVKYIISNKLLPESNLFNFYYGSDGEFLYENKYTLPVGFMVDSAIEDRWITNSPYNGIEVQNSFYKTNTGIEDVFEQVYEFRTDTEVNFTPYTNAHMYAVVRNVNCDTVTVTINGKMYTYSGLKNGNRIIDIGYVTTEDSVILAGDTSMNALVYAMDSDKFVRACNILSSGGLNVTKHSDTAISGTVNTARDGVMFFSIPYDNGWTVKVDGKKVSAFAIKDAVLGINLSAGEHTIELKYRPVNLIPGIMITLASILILAALTLFGKYVREGRIDSSKLPGFVQDYLRDDDSLHN